One stretch of Chloroflexia bacterium SDU3-3 DNA includes these proteins:
- a CDS encoding polysaccharide deacetylase family protein, which yields MATRRSQHLLVGLVVAAASTAVYFARGTPAEAPAPPPASATARPMATSAAPTASATARPSPTATAQPSPTATAEPTPAAISGYTSHVLASGETLEAVAASLASDAALIARYNRLQQAPKPGHPLIIPQLEGKGGGQPSPPPLVRRGRGDMPWVALTLDAGGTAENVPEVLAALRARHAHITFFLTGKWIRENPELTRQIVADGHEIGNHTLDHPDLTTLDDASIRRELAETEALLHQAAGEAASIRPFFRPPFGAYDERVLRVAVGEGYLPIYWTFDSLDSVGKPKTPEFLLERVTGHLPPEQLRGAIILAHCGLAPTAAALPQILDRLAELGLEVRPISDVL from the coding sequence ATGGCCACGCGTCGCTCACAGCATCTGTTGGTGGGGCTGGTGGTGGCGGCGGCCAGCACGGCGGTCTACTTCGCACGCGGCACGCCCGCCGAGGCTCCCGCGCCGCCGCCCGCCAGCGCCACGGCGCGGCCCATGGCTACGAGCGCCGCGCCCACGGCTAGCGCCACGGCGCGGCCAAGCCCCACGGCCACGGCGCAGCCAAGCCCTACCGCCACAGCGGAACCCACGCCCGCCGCGATCAGCGGCTACACATCCCATGTCCTCGCCAGCGGTGAGACGCTGGAAGCTGTGGCTGCGTCGCTGGCCAGCGACGCGGCGCTGATCGCACGCTACAACCGCCTACAGCAAGCCCCCAAGCCCGGGCACCCTTTGATCATCCCTCAGCTGGAAGGCAAGGGCGGCGGCCAGCCCTCCCCGCCGCCGCTGGTGCGACGCGGGCGCGGCGACATGCCCTGGGTGGCGCTGACGCTCGATGCCGGAGGCACGGCGGAGAACGTGCCCGAGGTGCTGGCGGCCCTGCGCGCGCGGCACGCGCACATCACCTTCTTCCTCACCGGCAAATGGATCCGTGAGAACCCCGAGCTGACGCGGCAGATCGTTGCCGACGGCCACGAGATCGGCAACCACACGCTGGACCACCCCGACCTCACCACGCTGGACGACGCCAGCATCCGGCGCGAGCTAGCCGAGACCGAGGCGCTGCTGCATCAGGCCGCAGGCGAGGCTGCCAGCATCCGCCCGTTCTTCCGCCCGCCCTTCGGGGCGTACGACGAGCGCGTGCTGCGCGTCGCCGTGGGCGAGGGCTACCTGCCGATCTACTGGACCTTTGACAGCCTGGACTCGGTGGGCAAGCCGAAGACACCCGAGTTCCTGCTTGAGCGGGTCACGGGGCACCTGCCGCCCGAGCAGCTGCGCGGCGCGATCATTCTGGCGCACTGTGGGCTTGCGCCCACCGCCGCCGCGCTGCCGCAGATCCTCGACCGCCTGGCCGAGCTAGGCCTTGAGGTGCGACCGATCTCGGATGTGCTGTAG
- a CDS encoding valine--tRNA ligase, whose amino-acid sequence MSSPEIERPAEMAKAYEAQQVEQRIYEWWESRGLFSPKINPDRKPFVMSMPPPNVTGELHMGHAMFVTIEDVMTRWHRMLGEPTLWLPGTDHAGIATQMQVEKMLEREGTSRRAVGREEFLRRTWEWKAKYGGEITRQLRRLGASCDWSREHFTLDPGLSRAVRAAFKKLYDDGLIYRGTRLVNWSPRLQTAVSDLEVDYEERNVSMYHIRYPVLPAGQAAAAGGAWGEGAWASFASEYLTVATTRPETLMGDVAVAVNPEDERYQHLIGRSVLLPVIGRAIPVIADQHADPAFGTGVVKITPAHDPNDYQVGQRHSLPLINIMNKDATLNSEAGPYAGMDRYDARKQVLADLEKEGLLVEVKPHTMSVGISQRGGEVIEPLLSEQWFVRMQPLADMALAAVREGTTRIIPERFEKVYYHWLENIQDWCISRQLWWGHRIPVWYTADGQIIVPGPDDPEPQGEGITQDADVLDTWFSSGLWPFSTLGWPEQTEDLAYYYPTAMMETGYDILFFWVARMMMLGCYLTGQAPFHTIYLHGLVRDEHGRKMSKSYGNVVNPLVVMEQQGTDALRFTLATSGTPGQDLNLNPQRIESARNFANKIWNITRFVLTKLGGFQPGAPATPSTLADAWILSRYHRLLAEVDRLMRASNLGEAGRQIQDFLWSEFADWYVELAKVQMEGDAAQQRSTQAVLYEVLEGSLRLLHPFMPFVTEEAWQYLTRDKRGAGAPDSIMVADYPQANAVLVSEAAERDWTQVQDLIVGIRNVRSEYKVEPAKVIAATVVAGPRLATIAAQRALIVRLARVSEAELVIAEHVDHRPEAAAALVVGEIEVFIPLAGMIDLGAERARLGKELEAAEADVARREGRLSNGSFVDKAPPAVVQRERDGLEQARAAVAKLRTRLEQLA is encoded by the coding sequence ATGTCTAGCCCTGAGATCGAGCGCCCTGCCGAGATGGCCAAAGCCTACGAGGCCCAGCAGGTCGAGCAGCGCATCTACGAGTGGTGGGAGTCACGCGGCCTGTTCTCACCGAAGATAAACCCCGACCGCAAGCCGTTTGTCATGTCCATGCCGCCGCCCAACGTCACCGGCGAGCTGCACATGGGCCACGCCATGTTCGTCACCATCGAGGATGTGATGACGCGCTGGCACCGCATGCTGGGCGAGCCGACGCTGTGGCTGCCTGGCACCGACCACGCGGGTATCGCCACCCAGATGCAGGTGGAGAAGATGCTGGAGCGCGAGGGCACCAGCCGCCGCGCGGTGGGCCGCGAGGAGTTCCTGCGCCGCACCTGGGAGTGGAAGGCCAAGTACGGAGGCGAGATCACCCGCCAGCTGCGGCGGCTGGGCGCATCCTGCGACTGGAGCCGCGAGCACTTCACGCTCGACCCAGGCCTCTCGCGGGCGGTGCGCGCCGCCTTCAAGAAGCTCTACGACGACGGCCTGATCTACCGCGGCACCCGCCTGGTGAACTGGTCGCCCCGGCTCCAGACCGCCGTGTCGGACCTGGAGGTGGACTACGAGGAGCGCAACGTCTCGATGTACCACATCCGCTACCCGGTGCTGCCCGCAGGGCAGGCTGCCGCGGCGGGCGGCGCGTGGGGCGAGGGCGCGTGGGCCTCGTTCGCCAGCGAGTACCTGACGGTGGCCACCACGCGCCCCGAGACGCTGATGGGCGACGTGGCGGTGGCGGTGAACCCCGAGGACGAGCGCTACCAGCACCTGATCGGGCGCAGCGTGCTGCTGCCGGTGATCGGGCGGGCCATCCCGGTGATCGCCGACCAGCACGCCGACCCGGCCTTCGGCACTGGCGTGGTGAAGATCACCCCGGCGCACGACCCCAACGACTACCAGGTGGGCCAGCGCCACAGCCTGCCGCTGATCAACATCATGAATAAGGATGCGACGCTGAACAGCGAGGCCGGCCCCTACGCGGGCATGGACCGCTACGACGCGCGCAAGCAGGTGCTGGCCGACCTTGAGAAAGAGGGCCTGCTGGTCGAGGTCAAGCCCCACACCATGTCGGTGGGCATCAGCCAGCGCGGCGGCGAGGTGATCGAGCCGCTGCTCTCCGAGCAGTGGTTTGTGCGCATGCAGCCGCTGGCCGACATGGCGCTGGCCGCCGTGCGCGAGGGCACCACCCGCATCATCCCCGAGCGCTTCGAGAAGGTCTACTACCACTGGCTGGAGAATATCCAGGACTGGTGCATCAGCCGCCAGCTGTGGTGGGGCCACCGCATCCCAGTGTGGTACACCGCCGACGGCCAGATCATCGTGCCCGGGCCGGATGACCCCGAGCCGCAGGGCGAGGGCATCACCCAGGATGCCGACGTGCTGGACACATGGTTCTCGTCGGGCCTGTGGCCCTTCTCCACGCTGGGCTGGCCCGAGCAGACCGAGGATCTGGCCTACTACTACCCGACGGCGATGATGGAGACGGGCTACGACATCCTGTTCTTCTGGGTGGCCCGCATGATGATGCTGGGCTGCTACCTGACCGGCCAGGCCCCCTTCCACACCATCTACCTGCACGGCCTGGTGCGCGATGAGCACGGGCGCAAGATGTCGAAGTCGTACGGCAATGTGGTGAACCCGCTGGTGGTGATGGAGCAGCAGGGCACCGACGCGCTGCGCTTCACGCTGGCCACCAGCGGCACGCCGGGCCAGGATCTGAACCTGAACCCGCAGCGCATCGAGTCGGCCCGCAACTTCGCCAACAAGATCTGGAATATCACCCGCTTCGTGCTCACCAAGCTGGGCGGCTTCCAGCCGGGCGCGCCCGCCACGCCCAGCACGCTGGCCGACGCCTGGATCCTCTCGCGCTACCACCGCCTGCTGGCCGAGGTCGACCGGCTGATGCGCGCATCCAACCTGGGCGAGGCCGGGCGGCAGATCCAAGATTTCCTGTGGAGCGAGTTCGCTGACTGGTATGTGGAGCTGGCCAAGGTGCAGATGGAGGGCGACGCTGCCCAGCAGCGCAGCACTCAGGCCGTGCTCTACGAGGTGCTGGAAGGCTCGCTGCGGCTGCTGCACCCCTTCATGCCGTTTGTGACCGAGGAGGCCTGGCAGTACCTGACCCGCGACAAGCGCGGCGCGGGCGCGCCCGACTCGATCATGGTGGCCGACTACCCGCAGGCCAACGCCGTGCTGGTGAGCGAGGCCGCCGAGCGCGACTGGACGCAGGTGCAGGATCTGATCGTGGGTATCCGCAATGTGCGCAGCGAGTACAAGGTCGAGCCTGCCAAGGTGATCGCCGCCACCGTGGTGGCTGGCCCGCGCCTCGCGACCATCGCGGCCCAGCGCGCCCTGATCGTGCGGCTGGCCAGGGTGAGCGAGGCCGAGCTGGTGATCGCCGAGCATGTGGACCACCGCCCCGAGGCCGCCGCCGCCCTGGTGGTGGGCGAGATCGAGGTGTTTATCCCGCTGGCCGGCATGATCGACCTAGGGGCCGAGCGCGCCCGCCTGGGCAAGGAGCTAGAGGCCGCCGAGGCCGATGTGGCGCGGCGCGAGGGCCGGCTGTCCAACGGCAGCTTTGTGGACAAGGCCCCGCCCGCCGTGGTGCAGCGCGAGCGCGACGGCCTGGAGCAGGCCCGCGCAGCGGTGGCCAAGCTGCGCACGCGGCTGGAGCAGCTGGCCTAG
- a CDS encoding MBL fold metallo-hydrolase has translation MREIAENVFQIPLFPRSAVNAYLIGSVLVDAGVRSSGAAILRAIAGRPLTAHVLTHAHADHQGASAQICAARGVPLWCGAADSGRAQSGHVIEEYPNPAGAIARFQQRFWAGPGHPVACTLRDGDMVEDFRVIETPGHASGHIALWRERDGVLIAGDVLVNMDMLTTAPGLHEPPAVFTHNIAQNRGSIRAVAALRPRVVGFGHGPALHDAAQLHELAARLPGEA, from the coding sequence ATGCGAGAGATAGCCGAGAACGTGTTTCAGATCCCGCTATTCCCGCGCAGCGCGGTGAACGCCTACCTGATCGGGTCGGTGCTGGTGGATGCCGGCGTGCGCTCCTCCGGCGCGGCCATCCTGCGCGCCATCGCGGGCAGGCCGCTCACCGCCCACGTGCTCACCCACGCCCACGCCGACCACCAGGGGGCCAGCGCGCAGATCTGCGCGGCGCGCGGCGTGCCGCTGTGGTGCGGCGCAGCCGACAGCGGGCGCGCGCAGTCGGGCCACGTGATCGAGGAGTACCCCAACCCAGCGGGGGCGATCGCGCGCTTTCAGCAGCGCTTCTGGGCTGGCCCGGGCCACCCCGTGGCGTGCACCCTGCGCGACGGCGACATGGTAGAGGACTTCCGCGTGATCGAGACGCCAGGCCACGCCAGCGGCCACATCGCGCTGTGGCGCGAGCGCGACGGCGTGCTGATCGCCGGGGATGTGCTGGTGAATATGGACATGCTCACCACCGCGCCCGGCCTGCACGAGCCGCCCGCCGTCTTCACCCACAACATCGCCCAGAACCGCGGCTCCATCCGCGCCGTCGCGGCGCTGCGCCCGCGTGTGGTGGGCTTCGGCCACGGCCCGGCCCTGCACGACGCCGCCCAGCTGCACGAGCTGGCCGCGCGGCTGCCGGGCGAGGCTTGA